A section of the Dehalobacter sp. DCM genome encodes:
- the buk gene encoding butyrate kinase, whose product MDKNYKILVINPGSTSTKIALFNNEEEIFNTNISHEPEEMKCFKEVQEQLPYRRDMVERELALKGTEISDIDIFVGRGGGLVPIAGGTYEVTAKLAEHASKGMSGQHPAQLASQICKQFADRYGKHAFVVNPPDVDEFDLIARISGVKGLYRESRIHALNQKEVALRYCAAKERKYNEINLIICHIGGGISVTAHRKGKMVDSNDIMNGDGPMAPTRAGSLPYLKVIKMAYSGEYTEKELVSKLNKEGGLTDHLGTADAKEVEKRIIDGDKYAETVYNAMIYQIAKSVGSCACVLKGNVDAILLTGGISHSKYLVDTLKEYIGWISPIEVMAGEFEMEALAAGALRVMRGEEEAVVYTGQPLSLPACFS is encoded by the coding sequence ATGGATAAGAATTACAAGATATTGGTCATTAATCCTGGCTCAACATCAACGAAAATTGCACTTTTCAATAACGAAGAAGAAATATTCAACACGAATATATCTCATGAACCTGAGGAAATGAAATGCTTTAAAGAGGTGCAGGAGCAACTGCCATATCGCAGGGACATGGTGGAAAGAGAATTAGCTCTTAAAGGCACTGAGATAAGCGATATCGACATTTTCGTAGGTCGCGGCGGGGGGCTAGTCCCTATCGCAGGAGGAACCTACGAGGTCACCGCAAAACTGGCGGAGCATGCGAGCAAAGGAATGAGCGGACAGCACCCGGCCCAGTTGGCATCACAAATATGCAAACAATTTGCGGATCGTTACGGGAAGCATGCCTTTGTAGTGAACCCGCCGGATGTCGATGAATTTGACCTTATCGCACGTATTTCCGGCGTCAAAGGCTTGTACAGGGAGAGCAGAATACATGCGTTGAATCAGAAGGAAGTCGCCTTGCGTTACTGTGCTGCAAAAGAAAGAAAATACAATGAAATCAATTTGATCATTTGTCATATCGGCGGAGGAATCTCTGTCACGGCTCACCGCAAGGGAAAAATGGTGGATTCTAACGACATCATGAATGGCGACGGTCCTATGGCACCGACTAGAGCGGGATCACTGCCTTATTTAAAAGTCATTAAAATGGCGTACAGCGGAGAATATACGGAGAAAGAACTCGTCTCAAAACTGAATAAAGAGGGCGGCCTTACGGACCACCTGGGTACAGCGGATGCTAAGGAAGTAGAGAAAAGGATCATCGACGGCGATAAATATGCGGAAACGGTCTACAATGCGATGATTTATCAGATTGCGAAGAGCGTCGGCAGCTGTGCATGCGTCTTAAAGGGCAATGTGGATGCGATCCTGCTTACCGGTGGAATTTCACACAGCAAATATCTGGTAGATACACTGAAAGAGTATATCGGGTGGATTTCACCGATAGAAGTAATGGCAGGCGAATTTGAGATGGAAGCTCTCGCTGCCGGGGCGCTGAGAGTGATGCGGGGCGAGGAAGAGGCTGTCGTCTATACAGGGCAGCCGCTAAGCTTACCAGCCTGTTTTTCTTAA
- a CDS encoding L-lactate MFS transporter codes for MKLESQRWVALVACILASMCAGLAYSWSVFLKPLISLFHWSATDTALSFTLLMFTGGVAAILVGKAQDKFQPRTVILVGGILFGSGLACIGFIQSLTQLYICVVVAGIGLGAVYPGGTMSNMVKFFPERSGLISGLVSAGYGIGPVVWAPVSVALLANYGIMTTMKMLGIVFLVIIVLLSRLVKTCPFGFKPDGWIPDHNKTKAKAATDKNWKQMLKDPLFWPLALTFTLGEITGMMTVGHASPMAQEILDISPAAAAAIVSILAVAMTLGKIGWGVISDKIGRYPVIILLVVLGGAGMAVLTGISSFGPFVAVTVVIGFCYGGFLSIMAPLTADLFGSNNLPINYGLMFMTVAIAAFVGPRLASNVVEANNGIYTEAFIIAALLNFIGLILYSVFLLLRKRRATAKTNSYEILTSQGTRYSESGTNVYADN; via the coding sequence ATGAAATTAGAGTCTCAAAGATGGGTAGCGCTTGTTGCGTGTATCCTAGCCAGTATGTGTGCAGGTTTAGCCTATTCATGGAGTGTTTTCCTTAAACCGCTAATCAGCTTATTTCATTGGTCAGCTACAGATACGGCGTTATCATTTACACTTCTGATGTTCACAGGAGGTGTTGCAGCAATACTTGTAGGTAAAGCTCAGGACAAATTTCAACCCAGGACAGTGATTCTGGTTGGAGGGATCCTTTTTGGCAGCGGACTTGCCTGTATTGGTTTTATTCAGTCCCTGACCCAACTGTATATCTGCGTTGTTGTCGCCGGAATAGGTCTGGGAGCAGTATATCCGGGCGGAACCATGAGTAATATGGTCAAATTTTTTCCGGAAAGATCTGGTTTGATATCCGGGCTGGTTTCCGCAGGATACGGTATAGGACCAGTGGTATGGGCCCCGGTATCAGTAGCTTTGCTTGCTAATTATGGCATCATGACAACTATGAAGATGCTTGGTATTGTTTTCTTAGTAATAATTGTGCTTTTGTCTCGTTTAGTTAAGACATGTCCTTTTGGTTTTAAACCTGATGGATGGATACCTGATCACAACAAGACAAAAGCAAAGGCAGCGACGGATAAAAATTGGAAACAAATGCTGAAAGACCCTTTATTCTGGCCGCTGGCACTTACTTTTACTCTAGGTGAAATTACCGGAATGATGACCGTTGGCCATGCTTCGCCAATGGCTCAAGAAATTTTGGATATATCACCAGCAGCTGCGGCAGCCATTGTCAGTATCCTGGCAGTTGCGATGACCTTGGGCAAAATTGGTTGGGGTGTAATTTCTGATAAAATCGGACGTTATCCGGTAATTATTCTCCTGGTGGTGTTAGGCGGAGCGGGAATGGCAGTATTGACTGGGATAAGCAGTTTTGGACCCTTTGTTGCAGTTACTGTTGTTATTGGCTTTTGTTATGGCGGATTTTTGTCTATTATGGCACCTCTGACGGCAGATTTATTTGGGTCGAATAATCTTCCGATCAACTATGGCCTGATGTTTATGACTGTAGCCATTGCTGCGTTTGTTGGCCCGCGTTTAGCTTCCAATGTTGTTGAAGCAAATAACGGCATTTACACAGAGGCTTTTATTATCGCTGCATTGCTCAACTTTATCGGATTAATTCTGTATTCCGTCTTTTTGCTATTAAGAAAACGAAGGGCAACGGCAAAAACGAATAGCTATGAAATCTTAACTAGTCAAGGAACACGATACAGTGAATCAGGTACCAATGTTTATGCCGATAACTAA
- a CDS encoding MFS transporter: MKQVNRNLVKLAILGVAMCDSGNGATSPALGTIMAGMPDVAPSLVQMIVVVPSLFMALTPIVYAKLLDMGMKKRTLMYIGAATFIIGGVGPALLHSNIWVILVLRAILGIGNGICLPLSTDLVIDFFEGQERNTMQGFVSATVGLSGVVFQLLGGYFAGLNWTYTFYAYLIAILFFGVAFAFLPEPNRQEKMAAQEGITEVSARAKLPGKAYLVGFMVAYYMFFWVVMPTNGAPVLIMEGMATPAQIGGIFAMITVASFIMSVAFGWIFKAIKFALLPIAFLLSAAGMFLCYSTHNASTFTVGIFIYGMGLGCAMPTFVTKLSGLVPYSAGAAAISIAYVGLGVGQFIQPILFKYFGTYSFGRPSILLAAICLVVGAVIVFVVDKTTPAKYVSTEKIAAK; this comes from the coding sequence ATGAAACAAGTGAACAGAAACCTGGTTAAACTTGCTATTTTAGGTGTCGCAATGTGCGATTCAGGTAATGGTGCGACATCACCGGCACTGGGGACCATTATGGCTGGCATGCCGGACGTTGCTCCAAGTTTGGTGCAGATGATTGTCGTTGTACCATCACTTTTTATGGCCTTAACTCCCATCGTCTATGCCAAGCTGCTGGATATGGGCATGAAAAAAAGAACGTTGATGTATATTGGTGCAGCCACCTTCATTATCGGGGGTGTCGGCCCGGCTCTGCTCCACAGCAATATCTGGGTTATTTTGGTTTTGCGAGCCATACTTGGTATCGGTAACGGGATATGCTTACCTCTCTCCACCGACCTTGTCATCGACTTTTTCGAAGGGCAGGAGAGAAATACCATGCAAGGATTTGTTTCCGCCACCGTTGGGCTCAGCGGTGTTGTATTCCAGCTGCTGGGCGGATATTTCGCGGGCCTCAACTGGACCTATACCTTTTATGCTTATCTTATCGCAATTCTTTTCTTTGGTGTCGCTTTTGCTTTCCTTCCCGAGCCTAATCGACAGGAAAAAATGGCTGCTCAGGAAGGAATCACCGAAGTGTCTGCCCGCGCAAAGCTGCCGGGAAAAGCCTATCTTGTCGGATTTATGGTTGCCTATTATATGTTTTTCTGGGTCGTTATGCCCACGAACGGCGCTCCGGTCCTCATCATGGAAGGGATGGCTACCCCGGCCCAAATCGGCGGTATTTTTGCCATGATCACGGTAGCCTCTTTTATTATGTCTGTGGCCTTCGGGTGGATCTTTAAAGCTATTAAATTTGCCTTGCTTCCTATTGCTTTTCTGCTGTCGGCGGCAGGGATGTTTTTATGCTACAGTACGCACAATGCCAGTACGTTTACCGTGGGTATCTTTATTTACGGTATGGGATTAGGGTGCGCCATGCCGACGTTTGTGACTAAGCTTTCAGGATTAGTGCCTTATTCCGCAGGAGCGGCGGCTATCTCCATTGCTTATGTCGGCTTGGGAGTAGGGCAGTTTATCCAGCCTATTCTTTTCAAATACTTTGGAACCTACAGTTTCGGAAGACCTTCTATTTTGCTTGCTGCGATCTGCCTGGTAGTAGGTGCAGTCATCGTGTTTGTTGTAGATAAAACCACACCGGCAAAATATGTTTCAACCGAAAAAATTGCCGCTAAATAA
- a CDS encoding molybdopterin-dependent oxidoreductase, which produces MWTGPGCHNGCGVIYYHKDNEVVGIEGDVNNPINQGRLCMRCINYLESTNHPDRLKWPLKRIGERGENKWERISWDEAYDIIVEKVRDIQKNYGPESIVAMEGTGRNIVWQVNYLCYSAFQSPNFTLGFLSGDSCYMPRAAVEGVTNGDFFLVDCSQQFEDRYENPEWRAPEYILIWGSNPLPANADGFFGHWIVDLMQRGSKLIVVDPKLTWLASKAEYWLRIRPGSDAALAMAFLNIVITEDLYDHDFVGKWTNGFDALAERVKEWTPERASSICWVDKDTLIHAARAFGNAECAAIHWGVAVDMSVPGVATAQSLNSLVAITGNMDVPGGNILVQYAYGQGLAYNYGFENVPEEVAVKRLGNEYPLRQMGFGANAHEDAVLEAIESGKPYPIKMLWLQTTNPIANMAGEAPRVYAAMKKVDFCVVVDLYMTPTAVAFADIVLPAAMSSERWGNRNWYTPLRTITKVAEYYEAKSDEDIILELGKRLQPEFFPWKDNKDWYDWIMLNEAFESGMTFDELQEKVYSFPKFEYKKYEKGLLRPDGEPGFNTYTGKLELKIELYEKWGLDPLPWYQEPRESPYSTPELFEEYPFVMTTGNRAYEFFHSEHRQLKLNREFHPDPIMDINTEAAAKLGITEGDWVWIENRKGRFKQRARLDEFMDPRVIRAEHGWWFPEKEAAEPSLFGVFDSNCNNLTSMCDNGPTGYGAPYKNQIAKVYKCTEENSQIMPSTQVTRLGGFPYVKK; this is translated from the coding sequence ATGTGGACTGGACCTGGCTGCCACAACGGATGCGGGGTTATCTATTATCACAAAGATAACGAAGTTGTGGGGATTGAAGGCGATGTTAACAATCCTATCAACCAGGGGAGATTATGCATGCGCTGCATTAATTACCTGGAATCCACTAATCATCCGGATCGTCTGAAATGGCCGTTGAAAAGAATCGGTGAGCGCGGTGAAAACAAGTGGGAGCGGATCTCCTGGGACGAAGCCTATGACATCATAGTCGAAAAGGTTAGAGACATCCAAAAAAATTATGGTCCTGAATCGATTGTCGCGATGGAAGGAACCGGCCGCAATATCGTTTGGCAGGTAAATTACCTGTGCTATTCTGCTTTCCAAAGCCCAAATTTCACCCTTGGTTTTCTAAGCGGCGATTCGTGCTATATGCCCAGAGCCGCCGTTGAAGGCGTGACCAACGGCGATTTTTTCCTCGTTGACTGTTCCCAGCAATTTGAAGACCGCTACGAGAATCCGGAATGGCGAGCTCCGGAGTATATTCTGATTTGGGGCAGCAACCCGCTTCCGGCTAATGCCGATGGCTTTTTCGGCCATTGGATTGTCGATTTAATGCAGCGGGGCAGTAAGCTCATCGTTGTGGATCCGAAATTAACCTGGCTGGCCTCTAAAGCCGAATACTGGCTGCGGATCAGACCCGGCTCTGATGCTGCCTTGGCCATGGCTTTCCTTAATATAGTGATTACCGAAGACCTTTATGATCATGACTTTGTGGGAAAATGGACCAACGGATTTGACGCTCTGGCTGAACGCGTCAAAGAGTGGACACCGGAAAGGGCTTCATCGATCTGTTGGGTGGATAAGGATACATTAATTCATGCTGCCCGTGCTTTTGGCAACGCGGAATGCGCGGCAATCCATTGGGGCGTTGCTGTGGATATGTCCGTACCGGGCGTAGCCACAGCCCAAAGTCTGAACTCCCTCGTCGCGATTACCGGAAATATGGATGTTCCCGGCGGTAACATTCTTGTTCAATATGCCTACGGACAAGGCCTGGCCTATAACTACGGCTTTGAAAATGTTCCTGAAGAAGTCGCCGTAAAAAGATTGGGCAACGAATATCCCTTGCGACAAATGGGATTTGGTGCTAATGCCCATGAAGATGCTGTTCTCGAAGCCATCGAAAGCGGCAAACCCTATCCCATTAAAATGCTTTGGCTGCAAACAACAAACCCCATTGCCAACATGGCGGGTGAAGCACCGCGTGTTTACGCGGCGATGAAAAAGGTTGACTTCTGTGTTGTTGTCGATCTTTACATGACGCCTACTGCCGTTGCCTTTGCCGATATCGTTTTGCCTGCGGCTATGAGCAGCGAGCGTTGGGGCAACCGCAATTGGTACACGCCGTTACGGACGATTACTAAAGTCGCGGAATACTATGAAGCAAAATCCGATGAAGATATTATCCTGGAGCTTGGAAAACGTCTGCAGCCGGAATTCTTTCCGTGGAAGGACAACAAAGACTGGTACGACTGGATTATGTTGAACGAAGCATTTGAGTCCGGGATGACTTTCGATGAGCTTCAAGAAAAAGTATATAGCTTCCCGAAGTTCGAATACAAGAAATATGAAAAGGGCCTGCTCCGTCCGGATGGCGAGCCCGGGTTCAATACGTACACTGGAAAACTGGAACTGAAAATCGAGCTCTATGAAAAATGGGGCCTTGACCCGCTGCCGTGGTATCAGGAACCAAGGGAAAGCCCCTATTCTACACCGGAACTTTTTGAAGAGTATCCGTTCGTCATGACGACGGGGAACCGTGCTTACGAGTTCTTTCATTCAGAACATCGCCAGCTGAAACTCAATCGCGAGTTCCATCCCGATCCAATCATGGACATTAACACGGAGGCCGCTGCCAAACTCGGAATCACGGAAGGTGACTGGGTGTGGATCGAAAACAGAAAAGGCCGCTTTAAACAGAGAGCCCGTCTGGATGAGTTTATGGATCCCAGGGTCATCCGTGCCGAGCACGGTTGGTGGTTCCCTGAAAAAGAAGCTGCCGAACCCAGCCTCTTCGGGGTGTTTGACTCCAACTGCAATAACCTCACCAGTATGTGTGACAACGGACCGACGGGTTACGGTGCGCCTTACAAGAATCAGATTGCCAAAGTGTACAAGTGCACAGAAGAGAACAGCCAGATTATGCCTTCCACGCAAGTAACCCGATTAGGAGGTTTCCCTTATGTCAAAAAATAA
- a CDS encoding 4Fe-4S dicluster domain-containing protein, producing MSKNNERYALLINYEFCTGCHSCETACKVENNLTHGQWGIKVAQDGPRKLENGKFEFIHVPIPTSLCNLCEDRVNKGKLPSCVQHCQAAVMSFGPVEELAEKISKPQMVIFTPV from the coding sequence ATGTCAAAAAATAATGAACGATACGCCCTACTCATTAACTATGAATTTTGTACCGGCTGTCACAGCTGCGAGACAGCATGCAAGGTTGAAAACAATCTGACACATGGTCAATGGGGAATCAAAGTAGCTCAAGACGGCCCTCGCAAATTGGAAAATGGTAAATTTGAGTTCATCCATGTTCCGATTCCAACGTCCCTATGCAACCTGTGTGAAGATCGGGTCAATAAGGGTAAACTGCCAAGCTGCGTTCAGCACTGCCAGGCTGCTGTCATGTCGTTTGGCCCTGTCGAAGAGTTAGCTGAAAAGATTTCCAAGCCTCAAATGGTTATATTTACGCCCGTGTAA